A single Fusobacterium sp. FSA-380-WT-3A DNA region contains:
- a CDS encoding patatin-like phospholipase family protein, with product MKKILLIFLFIISFVFSFSQEEKYYGKINSKEDKINSINNHIKVLEDYIKELEELKTYVNKNKFDINKKSGSPKIALVLSGGGAKGAGHVGVLKVLEKYNVPIDMIIGTSAGSIVGAMYSIGYSPKEIEDFLLTQEFEKLFSNSPDRSLKNITQKINETKGTLSVSIDSNNDIHFPLGAINGEHIYLNFKKTFERVERINNFDEFPIKFRAVTTDINTGEAITVKDGDLAKAVLMSMAIPSIIIPIKHQDSFFVDGGVANNFPVVEAMKAGADIIIAVDITADPKNISNNSNVVEVIDKISGYNSMKNTKIQKNYADILIVPDVKKFGTLDFENIPPIIKEGEIAAENFSSNLKKLSNKEKFLAIKEKAKVLTKFEGPINSINLVGNSTFTHKKAMDLKPQTNNYTIDDLNTWTNKIYALSYVDRIFYKVQNDDITFSLEESPLFKIYGNFLYISSDYGMALNLNTDLPYSNSFGNNYYVKTEISSFPKLTLGNKNTFEIFNIDFSRNYSLSYQYSPVFLYGWNSGKLISKYTTKALGFQYDISSPLFNNLLFGISTGWKYSKNYFTSGLPYDLEDIDIENYIWGGSYIIYDNLDSISFPTRGTFSYLAGFVDRGISNSGFDFHGYKFNLFKAFPINKKLSFGAFTSGGQLFNDDFNYRYEGLFKIGGTKKFSLNYKEFDFYGIPYYGIVTDKVISGGISLQYSLGPNIYLIGRYNAISFNSDSKNFFYQKDSEFTDNFYNGYGIGIGWDTLLGPLEFSLTNDSINNGFLFNIYFGYTF from the coding sequence ATGAAAAAAATTTTACTTATTTTTCTTTTTATAATTTCATTTGTCTTTTCTTTTTCCCAAGAGGAAAAATACTATGGAAAAATAAATAGTAAAGAGGACAAAATAAATTCTATAAATAATCATATAAAAGTTTTAGAAGATTATATTAAAGAATTAGAAGAATTAAAAACTTATGTAAATAAAAACAAATTTGACATTAATAAAAAGTCTGGTTCTCCAAAAATTGCTTTAGTACTAAGTGGTGGAGGTGCTAAAGGTGCTGGACATGTTGGAGTTTTAAAAGTTTTAGAAAAATATAATGTTCCTATTGATATGATAATTGGAACCAGTGCTGGAAGTATTGTGGGAGCCATGTACTCCATTGGTTATTCTCCAAAAGAAATAGAAGATTTTTTACTCACTCAAGAATTTGAAAAATTATTTTCAAACTCTCCAGACCGTTCTTTAAAAAATATAACTCAAAAAATTAATGAAACTAAAGGTACTCTTAGTGTTTCTATAGATAGTAACAATGATATACACTTCCCTTTAGGAGCTATAAATGGAGAGCATATTTATCTTAACTTTAAAAAAACTTTTGAAAGAGTTGAAAGAATAAATAATTTTGATGAATTTCCAATAAAATTTAGAGCTGTCACTACTGATATTAATACAGGAGAAGCCATTACTGTAAAAGATGGAGATTTAGCAAAGGCTGTTCTTATGAGTATGGCCATTCCCTCTATCATCATTCCTATAAAACATCAAGATAGTTTCTTTGTTGATGGAGGAGTTGCTAATAATTTTCCTGTTGTAGAAGCTATGAAAGCTGGTGCAGATATAATAATAGCTGTTGATATTACAGCTGACCCTAAAAATATATCAAATAATTCTAATGTTGTGGAAGTTATTGATAAAATTTCTGGATATAACAGTATGAAGAATACAAAAATTCAAAAAAATTATGCGGATATTTTAATAGTTCCCGATGTTAAAAAATTTGGAACTTTAGATTTTGAAAATATTCCTCCTATTATTAAAGAGGGAGAAATAGCTGCTGAAAACTTCTCTTCAAATCTAAAAAAACTTTCTAATAAAGAAAAATTTCTTGCTATAAAAGAAAAAGCTAAAGTTTTAACAAAGTTTGAAGGTCCTATTAATTCTATAAATCTAGTTGGAAATTCAACTTTTACTCATAAAAAAGCTATGGATTTAAAACCACAAACTAATAATTATACAATAGATGATTTAAATACTTGGACAAATAAAATATATGCTCTATCATATGTGGATAGAATTTTCTATAAGGTTCAAAATGATGATATTACTTTTTCTTTAGAGGAAAGTCCTCTATTTAAAATTTATGGAAATTTCCTTTATATTTCTAGTGATTATGGTATGGCTTTAAATTTAAATACTGATTTACCTTATAGTAATAGTTTTGGTAATAACTACTATGTAAAAACTGAAATTTCATCTTTTCCTAAATTAACTTTAGGAAATAAAAATACTTTTGAAATATTTAATATTGATTTTTCAAGAAATTACAGTTTATCATATCAATATTCTCCTGTATTCCTTTATGGTTGGAATTCAGGAAAACTTATTTCAAAATACACTACAAAAGCTTTAGGTTTTCAATATGATATTTCTTCTCCACTTTTTAATAATCTTCTTTTTGGTATATCTACAGGATGGAAATATTCTAAAAATTATTTTACTTCTGGATTACCTTATGATTTAGAAGATATAGATATTGAAAATTACATTTGGGGTGGTTCTTATATTATCTATGATAACTTAGATTCTATTTCATTTCCTACTAGAGGAACTTTTTCTTACTTAGCTGGTTTTGTTGATAGGGGAATTTCTAATTCTGGTTTTGATTTTCATGGATATAAATTTAATTTATTTAAAGCTTTTCCTATTAATAAAAAACTTTCTTTTGGTGCTTTTACTTCTGGAGGACAATTATTTAATGATGACTTTAATTACAGATATGAAGGTTTATTTAAAATAGGTGGAACAAAAAAATTTAGTTTAAATTATAAAGAGTTTGATTTTTATGGTATCCCTTATTATGGAATAGTTACTGATAAAGTTATCTCCGGTGGTATTTCTTTACAATATAGTTTAGGACCTAATATTTATCTTATTGGTAGATATAATGCTATTTCTTTTAATTCAGATTCAAAAAATTTCTTTTACCAAAAAGATAGTGAGTTTACAGATAATTTTTATAATGGTTATGGTATTGGTATAGGTTGGGATACATTATTAGGACCTCTTGAATTTTCATTAACAAATGATTCTATTAATAATGGTTTTCTATTCAATATTTATTTTGGTTATACTTTCTAA